The Deltaproteobacteria bacterium genome segment GCGATGCGTCCACTCCTTGTTGAGCAACCCGTGTTTCGCGAACGGGCTGAACAGGTCCTTGGCGAGCACGAGCGACCACATATACGTGTAGTAGCTGGCCGGGTAGCCGACGATCTGCCCGATCTGCATGTAGCGGTTGGTGCCCGGCACGTACGCAAACGGCGTGTACTTCTCCATCAGCTCCCGGTTGAGCGCGTCCATGTCGAGCTTGTCCGGGTCGCGCCGGTAAAACTCGAGCACCATCGCCGCGTAGTACATCTGGTACACAGTGCTGATCCCGCGACCGAACTCGTCGGCCTTGTTCATCCGGTCGACCAGCTCCTTCGGAATGGTCTCGCCCGTGTCCGGGTTCTTGGCGAAGCGCGACAGCACCTCGTAATTGCGCGCCCACTCCTCGAAGATCTGGGACGGCGCCTCGACGAAGTCGCGCTCGACCTCGCCGAGCGTCATCCATTCGCGCTGGCCCTTGAAGATGTGGTGCATCAGGTGACCGAACTCGTGGAACATCGTCTCGACGTCGTCTTGCTCCATGAACGTCTTAGGGAAGTTGCACACGAGCGCCCCCTCGGGCAGCGACTTGCCCTTGACGCCCGGCGACAGCGGAAACTGCGCCGCGTGCGAGTACTTGCCGTCGCGCGGGTGCATGTCGAGGAAGATCCGCCCAATCTTTTCGCCGCCGCGCATCACGTCGTACACGTCGACGTCCTCGTGCCACGTGCGCGGGTCTTCGACCGGAACGTACGACACGTCGAAGATCTCGCCGGTGACCGCCAACAGCCCATCCCGGACCGCCTCGTACGGGTAGTACTGCCGCACCGCTTGCGCGTCGTAGTCGTACTTCTCGGCCTTGATCAGGTTCTCGTAGTAGGTCTTGTCCCAGTCGGCGACCGCCTTGGCCTTCGGGTCGTCCTTGCGCTTGCGCGCCAGCAGCGCACGGTAGTCGCGGCGAGCGCGCGACCGCGCCAGTCGCCACACGCGGTCGATGAATCGGGCCGCGTTGTCGCCGGACTTCATCATCTTGTCCTCGATGTAGTAGTCCGCGAAGTCCTTGTAGCCGAGCAGGTGCGCCTTCTCCCAGCGCAGCTTGAGGATGGTCCTCAGCACGTCCTTGTGCTGGTCTCCACGGGAACGAGCCGCGAGGTAGATGCGCCGCCGCACGTCCTCGCTCTTGGCGTACGTGGCGACCGGGAAGTAGTCCGGGTAGCGCGTGGTGATCGTGATCTTGCCGTCCTTGCCCGGCGGGTGGTCGTCGATCCAGTCCTGCGGTAGCCCCGCGAGATCGTCGACGCTGTCGACCGTGATCGACCGGACGTCGTCGTTGAGCGCGGTGTTGAACTTCTGCGCCGCGGCGATGATTTGCTCGTCGAGTTCCTTCAGGCGCGCGCGGGTCTGCGGATCCTTGTCGACGCCGGCGCGCCGGAAGTCGCGCAGCGTGTGGTCGACCACGCGCTTGGCCAGCGGATCGAACCCCGACGTGTCGAGCGCGGCGATCGCGTCGTACAGGTCGCGGTTGAGACTGATCTCGGTCTGGAACGCGGCGCACTCCTGCTCGCACTGCGCCGCCGCCGACCGGATTTGCGGGTCCGGGTGCACGTTGCGCCACAGAAGCGCCATGCCCCACGACGTCTCCAGATGCATGATCATCTCGTCGTAGGGCACGAGCGTGTTGGCCAGCGTGCGGTCGCCGTCGACCGCGAGGATCGCGTCGAGCGTCTGGCGAGCTCGGTTGAGCCCGGCGCGACACTCGGTCAAGAACTGCGCCGACGGATCCGGCGCCGGCGCGGCCTCGGCGGGCTCGGCGGGCGCCGGCGCGGCTTCGGGAGCCGGCTCCGCCGGCGGCTGTGGCGCGGCGGCGGCGGCCGGCGTCGGCGAGACCGGGGTGTCCTGTTTCGGGCACGCCGCGAGCGCGAGCGCGGCGATCGACAGCAGAGTGCAGCGAGTCATGGGCCGCGTTTACCACAGCCGCGCTCGACAAGCACTCGCGGAGGCCGGCCGCCGAGACCGCGCGCCGCCGAGACCGCGCGTTTGTTCGCCCGGTCGAGTCTCCTCGCCGCGAAGCGCGCGCGGCGACCCGTGGTAGGGTGAGCCCGCCGTGAACGACGCAACCAAGGACAAGCTCACGCGCAAGGAGGCCAAGGAGCGGACGCGCCAGCGCCTGATCGACGCCGTGCTCGAGCACGTTCGCAAAAACGGCCTCACCGGCCTCACCACGGGGCGCGTCGCCGACCGCGCGGGCATCGCGCAGTCGAGCTTCTACGTCCACTTCAGCGACATGGACGACGCACTGCGCGCCGCCGCCGACCAAGCCGGCGAGCAGATCCGCGCGCTCATCCGCGACGCGCGCCAGCGCGTCGACTTTTCGGACCCCGAGGCGGCGCTGCACGCGGCCTACCAAGGCGCCCTGCGCGCGCTCGTCGACGAGCCGGAGTTCACCGAACTGTTGCTGTCGCACCGGCGCGACCGCAACTCGCCGCTCGCCGCGGCGCTTCGCCGCGTGTTGCAAGAGGCGCGCGACGACCTCGCCCAGGACCTCGCGCGCGCCGGCTACGCCGACTGGTTCGCGCGCGACATCGATGTGTACGCCGACCTCATGGTCGGCATGACGTTGAGCGCCGCCGAGGCCGTCCTCGACCGCCGCGTGCGCGATCAGGAGCGGCTGCTGCGCGCGCTGGCCGCCACGACCCGCGCCCTCCTCGCGAGCGCCCGCCCGCCCCGCGGCTGAGCAGACGCCCCCCGATCGATGCGCGCGTTGCAGAGGGGGGTTGGGCGGGTCTACCGAACGCAAAACTCGAGTTGGTGCGGCGCGAGGCCGAGCGGCGCGGTATCGAACTTGCGCTCGTGCTCGCTATCCTCCACGCGATCGTGTCCATCGTTGCAGCAGCTACCCCGTATCGGTCACGAACGGTGCGGGCGCCGCTGGGCGGGGTCGCGATCGTGACGGCGACGCCGTGAGTGCGATCGCGTTCATCCCCGTAACCGAAGCCCGATATTTGGTTGCCACTGCGATTCGTCGCCGTGTAACGCGCGTCAACGTTGTGCACCGCCGGCGAAACCTGGTCTAATGAGCGCCGTGCAGTATGTACGCGTTGGTTGTATTCGCTCCCCCATTCTCCTGGCCGCGGTCGCCGGCAGCTTCCTCGCGGCGTGCGACAGCTCGGACGCGGCGGACACCGCGGACGCGGGCGGCGTCGGCCCGGGAGACGTCTGTCCCGTGTTGCCGCCGGCGACCGGCACCCTGTCGACCGGCATGGGCGAGGTCACGTTCTCCAACACCAACTCGTGGTCCATGGTCTTCGACGGCGATCTGATCACCATCGTCGCCTTCGACCTGCGGACCGGCCCGGAGTGCGGCCTCACACTCCGGGCGGACGGCACGGGCACGGGTCCCCTCACGGGAACGCTGTTGTCGTTCGACGGGCGCGGGTGTCCGGGCATTGCGGACCCGGCCCGACAGTTGTTCTCGTGGGACGCTCCCGCGCCGATTGCGTCCCAGATCGTGGTCGACGCGACCTATCAGTACGATCTGCCGCACACCGGCCCCGACTTCCAGTGCTGGCGCGGGACCGTGACCGCCACCATTTCCGATCGGGTCGTCACCGTCGACGGCAGCGTCTCCCTCGATCTGAGCGGTACCTTCCGCTTCGAGGGCGACATGGTCGCCCGCGCGTTCTGACGAGCGCCCGGAGCTGCTCGCTACACCGCGTCGGACACGCTCGACAGTTCGAACGACGACACGCGCAGCGCCGGGACGGACACGGTGTTCGACGCCCACGACCGCGGGGACACTCGCCGGCTCGCCGACATCGCCTCGACGTTCTTGAGCACCGCGACGGGGCTGTCGTTCCAGCGGAAGTTGGTGAGCGGGCGGACGATCTCGCCGTTTTCGATCCAGAACACGCCGTCGCGGGTGAGCCCGGTGTACAGCATGGTGCGCGGATCGACGCTGCGGATGTACCACAGCGACGTGATCAGCACACCGCGGCGGGTCGACCGCACCAGGTCGGCGGTCGTCCCCTCGCCGCCGCGCATGAGGATGTTCGACGGCGGCGGCACCGGCTCGCGGCCGGTCTTGGCCGCCCAGAAGCGCGAGCACGCCAGTTCCGACACGACGCCGCGCTCGATCCACGCGCGTCGGACCTGCGGCAAGCCCTCGGCGCCCCACGGCCGGCCCGGGACCTCGGCGTCGGCCGGGTTCGACTCGATCGACACGACGTCTGGAAACAGCCGGTCGCCGAGCCGGTTGCCGCCGCCCGGCCTGGAAAAGAAGCTCCGGCCCTCATCGGCGCTGCGCGCGTCCATGCCGTAGACGAACAGGCTCACGAGGTTCGCCACGCACGCCGGCTCGAGGATCGCGACGTAGCGTCCGGGCGCAAGCGGCTGCGGCTTGGCCGACCGCACGGCCTTGTCGATCGCCACGCGCGAGGCGTCCGCGAACCGGATCTCGCCGGCATCGAGGCCAGTGTCGGACGCCCACCCCGACCCGGTTCCGTCCGGCGTGCGCACGGTCTGCGAAAAGTGCGCCGCGGTCGCGCGATGAAAGCCGAAGAGCCCGCGCGAGTTGCCGATCGCGGTCGCCTCGGCGGACGCGGTCGCGAAACCCGCCGCCACCAGGCCTGCATCCACCGCCGCGCGGATGCAGGTCGCCACGCCCTGCGCGATCTGCTCGGCGCCGCGGTCGACGACCGAGTCGCGGAACGCATGAGGAATGTCGACATACGGCTGCGGCCCGAGCGCCGGCATGTGCTCCGGGTCCTCGGGGGCGAGCCGCGCGATCTCCTCGGACGCGCGGACGGCGCGCTCGATCGACGCCGCGTCGGTCTGGTTGACGCGGAAACTGCCCGACCGCTTGCCGAACGTGCTCGTCACCGAGACGGTCAGATCGGCTGCGTTGCCGCTGGTGGACGGCGCGTTGCGCGCGTAGCGCAGATGGGTGGTCTCGCCGGCCGATACGTCGCAGTGCACCTCGTCGGCCTTGCTTGCGGCGACGACCGCATCGATGATTTGTTTCGCTTGCTGTTTGGTGATCACGGGATTCCCTCGCGCACCGGGCGTCACACGGACCGCCCTGTATTGATCACGTCGATGTTGCGAAAGCGTGCCGGCGGACAACCGTGGCTGACCGCGTTCGATTGGCTCGGCTCGCCCTTGCCGTCGTAGAACGATCCTCCGACGTAGTACTCGTCGGCGCTGCAGATCGCGTCGCACGCGCGCCAAAAATCGGGAGTGCGCGACTGGTAGGCGACGTCCTTGACCATTCCGGTAATCTTGCCGCCCTCGACCTTCCAGAACGTCTGACCGCCGAACTGGAAGTTGTAGCGCTGATGGTCGATGCTGTAGCTGCCGCGTCCCTTGATGAGAATCGCGCGATCGGTCCCGGCGATCAGCTGGGCGAGGGTGAGCGGCTTGTCGCCGGGCAGGAGGTTGACGTTGGGCATGCGCTGAAACGGCACGTCCTTCCACGACTGCGCATACGAGCACGCGTATCCGCGCTTGCGGCCGATCCAATGCGCCTGGTCCCGCGTGATCTGATAGTCGACGAACACCCCGTTTTTCACGAGGTCCCACTCGGTCGTCTTGTCCCCGTCGTCGTCGTAGCCGCAGGTCGCAAGCGAACCGACGGAGGTCTTGTCGGCGCGAAAGTTGACGATTTCGCTGCCGAACTGAAACGTGCCGAGCTTGTCCGGCGTCAGGAAACTCGTGCCGGCGAAGTTCGCCTCCATCCCGAGCGCCCGGTCCAACTCCGTCGGATGGCCGACGGACTCGTGGATGGTGAGCCACAGGTGCGTCGGGTGCAAAATAAGGTCCCACTTGCCCGGTTCGACCGACGGCGCCGTGTGCTTGGCGACGACATCTTCCGCCGCTTGCCGCGCGTCGTCCAGCCACGGATAGGTCTCGATGTACTCGTAGCCGCGCCCCTGCGGGTCCGTGTACGAGTTGCGCGTCTCGAATCCACCGCGCCTGCGATCGACCGACGTCACGGTGAATCCCGGGTTGTTGCGGTGCAGCGTCTGCTCGATGTACGAGCCCTCCGTGGATGCGAAGAACTTGTGCTCGCGCACGAACGCCATCCACGAACTGCAGTAGTCCACGCCGTCGAGCGCGAGCGCCTGCGCGTTGATCGACAGCAGCGCGTCGATCTTGTCCTGCAGCGACACGGAAAACGGGTCCTTTTCAATCGGCGTGTTCCACACGTCGACGTAGGTGCCGACCGGCGCGAGCTGCACCGGCTCGCGCTGCAGCGCGGAGTTGGCCTTGGCGATCGCCACGGCGCGGCGCGCGACCCGCGCGATCTCGTCGCGGTCGATGCGATGGCTCGCGGCGAAGCCCCAGGTTCCGGAGGCGATGACGCGCACGCCGAACCCCCGGTCCTCGCCGTCGCGAACATCGGTGACCCGCTGCTCCCGCGTCCGGATCGACTGCGTGCGATAGTCGGCGATGCGGATGTCGGCGTACGTCGCGCCGGCGGACCGCGCCGCGTCGAGCGCAACGTCGGCGAGGGCGCGCAGCGAGGGATCCGAAAACGACACGTCCGTCCGCGGTGGAGCCGCCGGCGACCGCGGTGCCGACCCGCCGCATCCGTACAGCAGCGCGGCCGAACCGGTCGCCGCCGTCACCTGCAAGAACTGTCGACGCTTCATCCGGCGACCGTAGAAACGCGCGCGCGCCAAGTCAAACCGCAATCCGGCGCGGCCAGCGGCTGCCAGAAGCTGCGAGGCGTCGCGCCCGGGCCACGCCCGGTCCGGTCGCTCAGCGTACTTCGATCTGCGCGTCCTCGATCGCCGCCATCTCCTTGGCCTGGCCGTACGGGCTGAGCAGACGCAGGTCGCGCAGCAACGCGCGCAGTTCGTCGCTGACGTGGTCGAACTGCACGCCGAAGCCCCCGCGCGCGTCCCCGGCGAAATGCACCGGACGGCCGATCGCTCGGCAGACGCCGCGCCGCGACGTGAACGTCAGCCATACGCGCTGATCGTGCGTCGGACAGCGGTCGCACATCACGAACATGCCGCCGGCCGACAGGTCGGCGATGCCGGCGTCGGCCTCCGTCCAGATGATGTTGCCGTCGCGGTAGGTGAGCACGGCGCGAACGCCGACGGCGATGCGCTCGTCGTACCGCCGGTCGGGGATCGACCCTTCGAACACGTCTGCATGGGGCATAGGCATGGGGCAGAACCGCGCCCGGCACGCACGGCGAACAAATGCACGAGCGGGGCCAACTTTCGATCTCTCCCGCCGATCGCCGCGTCCGGCTCTGCCGGACGTGGTGTCGCGCAGTTGGGCGCCGGGATCGCTCGCGGTCGCGGCCGGCCGACGGTGTGAGCGCGCTTACCCGCGATGCAAACAGTCTCCACGTGCGGGGAGCGCGGCCCCGCTGCAGGCAGCGGGCAGTGACGCGAGGCCCCCCGGCCTCCACTGGACGCCGCCGGCCTCGGCCGACCCGGCCGCCGTCAGTAATAGAACGCAGCGCCGAGCAACAGCCCGTACAGATGGTCGGTCGCACCGTCGGCGACATGCGTGTCACCCGGCTCGGCCGCAAAGGTCAGCGCGAACCGGTCGTAGCGAACCGACGCGCGCGCCTCGAGGTGCGGCGCGACGGGCACGGCGACACCGGCATGCGCCGCCGCACCGAATGCGCTCGCGCCGCGGAAGCGCGCCGCCGTCGGACCGGCGTCCACCACCCAGAGCCCGGCGACGCCTCCGAACAGGGCCACGCCGCCGACGTCGGCGCGCCCGTCGACAGCGAATTCGACGAACTTGTAGCCCGCCGACGGCGCCTCGTCCGCAGGCAGCGCCGCCGGGTCGAACGACACGTCGATCTGGCCGTAGGCCGCACCGACGCCAACCGTCGCGCCGCTCACGCGCGTGCGATACCGCGCGCCGGCCGCAAATTGAGTCCACGCCGTGTCGACGGGGACTC includes the following:
- a CDS encoding peptidase M3 — translated: MTRCTLLSIAALALAACPKQDTPVSPTPAAAAAPQPPAEPAPEAAPAPAEPAEAAPAPDPSAQFLTECRAGLNRARQTLDAILAVDGDRTLANTLVPYDEMIMHLETSWGMALLWRNVHPDPQIRSAAAQCEQECAAFQTEISLNRDLYDAIAALDTSGFDPLAKRVVDHTLRDFRRAGVDKDPQTRARLKELDEQIIAAAQKFNTALNDDVRSITVDSVDDLAGLPQDWIDDHPPGKDGKITITTRYPDYFPVATYAKSEDVRRRIYLAARSRGDQHKDVLRTILKLRWEKAHLLGYKDFADYYIEDKMMKSGDNAARFIDRVWRLARSRARRDYRALLARKRKDDPKAKAVADWDKTYYENLIKAEKYDYDAQAVRQYYPYEAVRDGLLAVTGEIFDVSYVPVEDPRTWHEDVDVYDVMRGGEKIGRIFLDMHPRDGKYSHAAQFPLSPGVKGKSLPEGALVCNFPKTFMEQDDVETMFHEFGHLMHHIFKGQREWMTLGEVERDFVEAPSQIFEEWARNYEVLSRFAKNPDTGETIPKELVDRMNKADEFGRGISTVYQMYYAAMVLEFYRRDPDKLDMDALNRELMEKYTPFAYVPGTNRYMQIGQIVGYPASYYTYMWSLVLAKDLFSPFAKHGLLNKEWTHRYRDRVLAPGGSKDAAELIRDFLGRPWNYKAFERWLKG
- a CDS encoding TetR family transcriptional regulator encodes the protein MNDATKDKLTRKEAKERTRQRLIDAVLEHVRKNGLTGLTTGRVADRAGIAQSSFYVHFSDMDDALRAAADQAGEQIRALIRDARQRVDFSDPEAALHAAYQGALRALVDEPEFTELLLSHRRDRNSPLAAALRRVLQEARDDLAQDLARAGYADWFARDIDVYADLMVGMTLSAAEAVLDRRVRDQERLLRALAATTRALLASARPPRG
- a CDS encoding TldD/PmbA family protein, whose protein sequence is MRRDLQRRRVLRRRIVLRRQGRAEPIERGQPRLSAGTLSQHRRDQYRAVRVTPGARGNPVITKQQAKQIIDAVVAASKADEVHCDVSAGETTHLRYARNAPSTSGNAADLTVSVTSTFGKRSGSFRVNQTDAASIERAVRASEEIARLAPEDPEHMPALGPQPYVDIPHAFRDSVVDRGAEQIAQGVATCIRAAVDAGLVAAGFATASAEATAIGNSRGLFGFHRATAAHFSQTVRTPDGTGSGWASDTGLDAGEIRFADASRVAIDKAVRSAKPQPLAPGRYVAILEPACVANLVSLFVYGMDARSADEGRSFFSRPGGGNRLGDRLFPDVVSIESNPADAEVPGRPWGAEGLPQVRRAWIERGVVSELACSRFWAAKTGREPVPPPSNILMRGGEGTTADLVRSTRRGVLITSLWYIRSVDPRTMLYTGLTRDGVFWIENGEIVRPLTNFRWNDSPVAVLKNVEAMSASRRVSPRSWASNTVSVPALRVSSFELSSVSDAV
- a CDS encoding TldD/PmbA family protein, translated to MKRRQFLQVTAATGSAALLYGCGGSAPRSPAAPPRTDVSFSDPSLRALADVALDAARSAGATYADIRIADYRTQSIRTREQRVTDVRDGEDRGFGVRVIASGTWGFAASHRIDRDEIARVARRAVAIAKANSALQREPVQLAPVGTYVDVWNTPIEKDPFSVSLQDKIDALLSINAQALALDGVDYCSSWMAFVREHKFFASTEGSYIEQTLHRNNPGFTVTSVDRRRGGFETRNSYTDPQGRGYEYIETYPWLDDARQAAEDVVAKHTAPSVEPGKWDLILHPTHLWLTIHESVGHPTELDRALGMEANFAGTSFLTPDKLGTFQFGSEIVNFRADKTSVGSLATCGYDDDGDKTTEWDLVKNGVFVDYQITRDQAHWIGRKRGYACSYAQSWKDVPFQRMPNVNLLPGDKPLTLAQLIAGTDRAILIKGRGSYSIDHQRYNFQFGGQTFWKVEGGKITGMVKDVAYQSRTPDFWRACDAICSADEYYVGGSFYDGKGEPSQSNAVSHGCPPARFRNIDVINTGRSV
- a CDS encoding PilZ domain-containing protein, yielding MPMPHADVFEGSIPDRRYDERIAVGVRAVLTYRDGNIIWTEADAGIADLSAGGMFVMCDRCPTHDQRVWLTFTSRRGVCRAIGRPVHFAGDARGGFGVQFDHVSDELRALLRDLRLLSPYGQAKEMAAIEDAQIEVR